From Aedes albopictus strain Foshan chromosome 1, AalbF5, whole genome shotgun sequence, one genomic window encodes:
- the LOC109427395 gene encoding nose resistant to fluoxetine protein 6: protein MDQYRPLLGVFILTFLVGQAIGSPTDLIGLVPQFVEFLGSQSSTWNFTNSSTAEWDRPCVNQLELFVKAMQNNEAWAVNMYDSWGKVPTGLFFGNIYEFGNFDQCRRVQYSHYYGKIGGQHCTMMVNVQGLQLPLPPIWYSICVPDVCQPRMVSELVNTFLQNYGMQIVNNLDTFCYKDEEQSFSALTITAIVLFSCYGAFLVVVTVSHIVLIYADKAPPSFINRFSAYTNLLKITATVPQSQTKTESMDCVNGIRALSMIWIIINHVHDAALGLPTTNTVIRTEYTNSYYGVLFHRLGGKAVDIFLMLSGMLVAMKLLRELDRKRKLNLAELYLHRYIRITPAYAAMILFALAFVNHLGEGVLYKLLAEDVFNACSTSWWSALLYVQNYVHHPHMCFPHTWYLSVDMQLYFLSPLILIPLWKYGKRFVPAVVFLALLSIACVFSTFMVNGYRLNKSAPVGDGLWPRKTYHATHARMSVWLFGVLFGYFLHRTKSRTIRLPKRARVLGWVLAAGMLVLTCYSLKQVYVGDYDRFSVVVDAFYESLHRSFWSFGVMWLIFICVNGQGGLVNEFLSWRFWQPMAKLSYTMYLLHIMIQAVTVTMHLKSPLYFSAMDLIYRIFGLVGVSAVAGGIWSIAFEYPFFGLEKKLFKRKGAVQQ from the exons ATGGATCAGTACAGACCTTTGTTAGGGGTATTCATACTGACCTTTCTGGTGGGCCAAGCGATCGGTTCCCCAACAGACCTGATAGGCTTGGTCCCACAGTTTGTGGAGTTTCTGGGATCGCAAAGCTCGACGTGGAATTTCACCAACTCTTCGACGGCTGAATGGGACAGACCATGTGTCAATCAGTTGGAGTTGTTCGTGAAAGCTATGCAGAACAATGAAGCGTGGGCTGTGAATA TGTACGACTCATGGGGCAAGGTGCCAACTGGATTATTTTTCGGAAACATTTACGAATTCGGAAACTTTGACCAATGCAGGAGGGTGCAGTATTCACACTACTACGGAAAAATCGGTGGACAACATTGCACTATGATGGTTAATGTGCAAGGTCTACAGCTCCCGTTGCCCCCAATATGGTATAGCATTTGCGTACCCGATGTTTGCCAACCAAGGATGGTATCAGAACTGGTAAACACTTTTCTACAAAACTATGGCATGCAAATCGTCAACAACCTGGACACATTTTGTTACAAAGATGAGGAACAAAGCTTCTCAGCTCTAACTATAACTGCCAT CGTCCTTTTCTCATGTTACGGAGCATTCCTAGTCGTCGTTACAGTGTCGCACATCGTGCTAATTTACGCAGACAAAGCCCCACCCAGTTTCATAAATCGGTTCTCCGCTTACACCAACCTGTTGAAAATTACCGCTACAGTTCCGCAAAGCCAAACCAAAACCGAATCAATGGACTGCGTCAACGGAATCCGTGCGCTGTCGATGATCTGGATCATCATTAACCACGTCCACGATGCTGCTCTCGGACTTCCCACTACCAACACCGTCATCCGCACAGAGTACACCAACAGCTACTACGGTGTCCTATTTCACCGTCTTGGCGGAAAGGCCGTGGACATCTTCCTAATGCTTAGCGGAATGCTGGTTGCCATGAAGCTCTTACGTGAGCTCGATCGTAAACGGAAACTGAACTTGGCTGAACTGTACCTGCATCGGTACATTCGCATTACCCCTGCCTACGCCGCCATGATACTGTTTGCTTTGGCTTTCGTCAACCATTTGGGAGAAGGCGTTCTATACAAACTACTTGCCGAGGACGTATTTAACGCCTGCTCCACGAGTTGGTGGTCGGCGTTACTCTACGTTCAGAACTACGTTCATCACCCGCACATGTGCTTCCCGCATACCTGGTATCTGTCGGTGGATATGCAGCTCTACTTCCTGTCTCCGTTGATTCTGATTCCTTTGTGGAAGTACGGAAAGCGCTTCGTTCCGGCGGTTGTGTTCCTAGCACTGCTCTCCATAGCCTGCGTATTCTCCACGTTCATGGTGAACGGGTATCGGTTGAACAAATCGGCACCCGTAGGAGACGGGTTATGGCCTCGGAAGACGTATCACGCGACTCATGCCCGCATGTCAGTTTGGCTGTTCGGAGTACTGTTCGGGTATTTCCTACACAGGACCAAATCCAGAACCATCCGTCTGCCGAAGCGGGCCCGTGTTCTTGGATGGGTCCTTGCGGCTGGTATGCTGGTGCTTACATGCTACTCTCTAAAACAGGTCTACGTTGGAGATTACGATCGCTTTTCGGTGGTGGTGGATGCCTTCTACGAGTCGTTGCATCGCTCATTTTGGTCCTTCGGAGTCATGTGGTTGATATTTATCTGCGTCAACGGGCAGGGTGGGTTGGTGAATGAATTCTTGAGCTGGCGATTCTGGCAACCGATGGCGAAGCTGTCGTACACGATGTACCTGCTTCACATCATGATTCAGGCTGTGACGGTTACGATGCATTTGAAATCTCCATTATACTTCAGTGCTATGGATTTGATTTACAGGATATTCGGTTTGGTAGGAGTCAGTGCCGTAGCAGGGGGTATTTGGAGTATAGCGTTCGAGTATCCATTCTTCGGGCTGgagaaaaagttgttcaaaagaaAAGGTGCGGTGCAACAGTAG